In bacterium, a genomic segment contains:
- a CDS encoding alpha/beta hydrolase, with protein sequence MRRFTAFFLPKTSMDGLVFQDIPTPGTTKTMRIYRRSDSARGVPVVFWIHGGGYIVGNNTTEDRWGALFCRSFDCAVVAAGYRLAPEHPFPAALDDLRAAVQWVLDHGADHGLDPERILIAGESGGGGLAAALAQRLHDEGVPMAGQLLACPMLDDRTAARTDIGRREHLGWSNGSNHFGWSSYLGTAPGGDTTPEYAVPARRSDLAGLPPTWIGVGDLDVFWDEDMEYARRLEEAGVSVTLETAEGGPHGYQAIAPEAAISKRFNASAAAFAKEMLGG encoded by the coding sequence ATGCGCAGATTCACCGCGTTTTTCCTGCCTAAGACATCGATGGATGGACTCGTGTTCCAAGACATCCCGACCCCGGGGACGACGAAGACCATGCGCATCTACCGGCGCTCGGACTCCGCCCGTGGGGTGCCGGTGGTGTTCTGGATACACGGCGGCGGGTACATCGTGGGGAACAACACAACCGAGGACCGGTGGGGAGCTCTCTTCTGCCGGAGCTTCGACTGCGCAGTCGTCGCAGCCGGGTACCGGCTGGCGCCCGAACATCCCTTCCCCGCCGCTCTGGACGACCTCAGAGCCGCAGTGCAGTGGGTCCTCGACCACGGCGCAGACCACGGGCTCGACCCTGAGAGAATCCTGATTGCCGGCGAGAGCGGAGGCGGAGGACTTGCCGCCGCACTCGCCCAGCGCCTCCACGACGAAGGCGTCCCCATGGCGGGCCAGCTGCTTGCCTGCCCGATGCTCGACGACCGCACCGCGGCGAGGACCGACATCGGACGCAGGGAGCATCTGGGTTGGTCAAACGGCTCCAACCACTTCGGATGGTCCAGCTATCTAGGCACGGCACCAGGCGGCGACACCACGCCCGAATATGCAGTACCGGCACGTCGATCGGACCTGGCCGGCCTCCCTCCGACATGGATCGGCGTGGGCGACCTCGACGTCTTCTGGGACGAGGACATGGAGTACGCCCGCAGGCTCGAAGAGGCAGGCGTATCGGTGACCCTGGAGACCGCTGAGGGAGGTCCCCACGGATACCAGGCGATCGCTCCGGAGGCGGCGATCTCCAAACGGTTCAACGCTTCAGCAGCCGCCTTCGCCAAGGAAATGCTGGGCGGTTAA
- a CDS encoding alpha/beta hydrolase — translation MSEDIPTPGTTKTIRIHRRSDSTGAVPVVFWIHGGGYIAGNNTTEDRWGALFCRSFDCAVVAAGYRLAPENPFPAGLDDLRAAVQWILDHGADQGLDPGRILIAGESGGGGLAAALTQRLHDEGVLVAGQLLACPMLDDRTAVRTDIGRREHILWTNGSNHFGWSSYLGTEPGGETVPEYAVPARRSDLAGLPPTWIGVGDLDLFWDENLEYGRRLEEAGVPVTLETAEGGPHGYQTMAPEAAISKRFNASAAAFAKEVLGG, via the coding sequence GTGTCTGAAGACATCCCGACCCCGGGGACGACCAAGACCATACGCATCCACCGCCGCTCCGATTCGACCGGGGCGGTGCCAGTGGTGTTCTGGATTCACGGCGGCGGGTATATCGCGGGAAACAACACGACCGAAGACCGGTGGGGAGCTCTCTTCTGCCGAAGCTTCGACTGCGCAGTCGTCGCAGCCGGGTATCGGCTGGCGCCCGAAAACCCCTTCCCGGCAGGTCTGGACGACCTCAGAGCCGCAGTGCAGTGGATCCTCGACCACGGCGCAGACCAAGGGCTCGATCCCGGGAGGATCTTGATTGCCGGCGAAAGCGGAGGCGGAGGACTCGCCGCGGCGCTCACGCAACGCCTCCATGACGAAGGCGTCCTTGTGGCCGGCCAGTTGCTTGCCTGTCCGATGCTTGACGACCGCACCGCGGTGAGGACCGACATCGGACGTAGGGAGCATATTCTCTGGACGAATGGCTCCAACCACTTCGGATGGTCCAGCTACCTCGGCACCGAACCAGGCGGTGAAACCGTTCCCGAATATGCAGTACCGGCACGCCGATCCGACCTGGCGGGCCTGCCGCCGACATGGATCGGCGTCGGCGACCTCGACCTCTTCTGGGACGAGAACCTCGAATACGGCCGCAGGCTCGAAGAGGCAGGCGTTCCCGTGACCCTGGAGACCGCCGAGGGAGGCCCCCACGGATACCAGACGATGGCTCCGGAGGCGGCGATCTCCAAGCGGTTCAACGCATCGGCAGCCGCCTTCGCCAAGGAAGTGCTGGGCGGCTAA
- a CDS encoding cupin domain-containing protein, with protein sequence MDYEPGTPIVITEAEGVGLTTPEPFVRHVKALLSPLLQPGIGDFAIGTCEVPPGQKGSLHTHADAAEIWMFSEGEGRATVGDREIVTGPGTVVFTPPGVSHQFFNTGDTPVKLFWMYSPSGAERDVIDACFS encoded by the coding sequence ATGGATTACGAGCCGGGAACGCCGATCGTGATCACCGAGGCGGAAGGGGTGGGCCTGACCACTCCCGAGCCGTTCGTGCGCCACGTGAAAGCACTGCTGTCCCCCCTGCTCCAGCCGGGCATCGGGGACTTCGCCATTGGCACCTGCGAGGTACCGCCCGGCCAGAAGGGGAGCCTGCACACGCACGCGGACGCCGCCGAGATCTGGATGTTCTCCGAGGGCGAGGGCAGGGCCACGGTTGGCGACCGGGAGATCGTCACCGGTCCCGGCACCGTCGTCTTCACGCCTCCCGGAGTCAGCCACCAGTTCTTCAACACCGGCGACACCCCGGTGAAGCTGTTCTGGATGTACAGCCCGTCGGGCGCGGAGCGGGACGTCATCGACGCCTGCTTCAGTTAG
- a CDS encoding NAD(P)-binding domain-containing protein, with translation MRTTTVVIGAGHSGLAASYFLSARGIDHVVLERGEVANTWRTERWDSLRLLTPNWQVSLPGFAYDGDDPDGFMTVTELVGVIARYARLVNPPLQTRTTVTSVRPDGDGYEVVTDRGVWRCRSVILASGGFNLPKVPPIAAALPDSVRSVTPHEYRRPSDIEDGGVLVVGVSATGIQLAEEIHRSGRPVTVSVGEHVRMPRIYRGRDIRYWMDVTGVSDERYDEADDVHRARQVPSPQLVGSPERKSLDLNALTDQGVRMVGRLAGIRGGKAQLSGSLHNKVTRSDLKMNRLLTTIDEWVTENGLDGRYDPPHRFERTRLEDSPPLLIDLDGENIRTVLWATGYRPDYSWLHVPVLDYKGRIRHDGGVVTDSPGLYVIGLNFLRRRKSSFIHGAEDDARDLVDHLAAYLDARVPVGVG, from the coding sequence ATGCGTACCACCACCGTCGTCATCGGAGCCGGGCACAGCGGCTTGGCGGCGAGCTACTTCCTGTCTGCTCGAGGCATCGACCATGTGGTCCTGGAGCGGGGTGAGGTGGCCAACACCTGGCGGACCGAACGCTGGGACTCGCTGCGGCTGCTGACCCCCAACTGGCAGGTCAGCCTGCCCGGCTTCGCTTACGACGGTGACGATCCGGACGGCTTCATGACCGTGACGGAGTTGGTGGGCGTCATCGCCCGGTACGCCCGGTTGGTGAACCCACCTCTCCAGACGCGCACCACCGTCACCTCGGTCCGCCCGGACGGTGACGGTTACGAGGTGGTGACCGACCGCGGCGTGTGGCGGTGCCGGTCGGTGATCCTGGCCAGCGGGGGCTTCAACCTGCCCAAGGTGCCCCCCATCGCGGCCGCCCTCCCCGACTCGGTTCGTTCCGTCACCCCGCACGAGTACCGCCGCCCCTCCGATATCGAAGATGGAGGGGTGCTGGTGGTGGGGGTGTCCGCCACCGGCATCCAGCTCGCCGAGGAGATCCATCGATCCGGGCGTCCGGTCACCGTGTCCGTGGGCGAGCACGTCCGCATGCCCAGGATCTACCGAGGTCGCGACATCCGGTACTGGATGGACGTGACCGGCGTCTCGGACGAGCGCTACGACGAGGCGGACGATGTCCACCGCGCCCGCCAGGTTCCCTCGCCCCAGCTGGTCGGATCCCCGGAGCGCAAGTCGCTCGATCTCAATGCCCTGACCGACCAGGGGGTTCGGATGGTGGGCCGCCTGGCCGGGATCAGGGGCGGTAAGGCCCAGCTGTCGGGATCCCTCCACAACAAGGTCACCCGCTCCGACCTCAAGATGAACCGCCTGCTGACCACCATCGACGAGTGGGTCACCGAGAACGGGTTGGACGGCCGGTACGATCCGCCGCATCGATTCGAGCGCACCCGGCTGGAGGATTCCCCGCCGCTGCTGATCGATCTGGACGGGGAGAACATCCGCACCGTGCTGTGGGCGACCGGGTACCGCCCCGACTACTCGTGGCTCCACGTTCCGGTGCTGGACTACAAGGGCCGGATCCGCCACGACGGCGGCGTGGTGACCGACTCCCCGGGCCTGTACGTGATCGGGTTGAACTTCCTGCGCCGCCGCAAGTCCAGCTTCATCCACGGCGCCGAGGACGACGCCCGCGACCTGGTGGATCACCTGGCCGCCTATCTGGACGCCCGGGTGCCGGTGGGAGTCGGCTGA
- a CDS encoding OsmC family protein, with amino-acid sequence MSTGDINGVDTAHLLFARGVVGDTPAAGDYTWRASNEWVHGTHSKTKIDGYFGLGEERSHKGNYEFEADHPLEFNAADNAATPVEIVLAGLASCLTAGVAAVAENREIKLRSVKATLEADMNIGGILGSDPDVRNGFNDVRVNYEIDADDTSEADLEALVAQSQKISAVFDIMTNPTNVTVSVG; translated from the coding sequence ATGAGCACTGGTGACATCAACGGAGTCGATACGGCTCACCTGTTGTTCGCGCGGGGAGTGGTCGGCGACACCCCGGCCGCCGGCGACTACACCTGGAGGGCCTCGAACGAGTGGGTCCACGGAACCCACAGCAAGACGAAGATCGATGGCTACTTCGGCCTGGGCGAGGAGCGCAGCCACAAGGGGAACTACGAGTTCGAGGCCGACCATCCGCTGGAGTTCAACGCGGCGGACAATGCCGCCACTCCGGTGGAGATCGTGCTGGCGGGCCTGGCGAGCTGCCTGACGGCGGGTGTGGCCGCGGTGGCCGAGAACCGCGAGATCAAGCTCCGCTCGGTGAAGGCCACGCTCGAGGCCGACATGAACATCGGGGGCATCCTCGGATCCGACCCCGATGTCAGGAACGGATTCAACGACGTCCGGGTCAACTACGAGATCGACGCCGACGACACGAGCGAGGCCGATCTCGAGGCGCTGGTGGCGCAGTCCCAGAAGATCTCGGCGGTCTTCGACATCATGACCAATCCCACCAACGTGACCGTAAGCGTCGGCTGA
- a CDS encoding flap endonuclease has protein sequence MNLHLLDATYELFRAYFGYPRRAAPDGMEVGAVYGVLDSTIRLLREDGVTHLAAATDAVIESFRNDIFPGYKTGEGIEPELLAQFRLAEEALEVLGVTVWAMRDFEADDAIATAAHRWMDDVERVVILSPDKDLMQCVIGDRVVTFNRRERKRYDERGVVEKFGVRPGSIPDYLALVGDAADRVPGIPGWGAKSSSTLLARYGHIEDIPGSPGGWDVKVRGAARLSANLEAARPEAALYRTLTTLRRDVPLAEDLDDLEWRGANRSRFFELCDRLGFGAIRTRPGRWRS, from the coding sequence GTGAACCTTCACCTGCTGGACGCCACCTACGAGCTGTTCCGGGCCTATTTCGGGTATCCGAGGCGGGCTGCTCCTGACGGGATGGAGGTCGGCGCCGTCTACGGGGTGCTCGACTCCACGATCCGCCTGCTCCGCGAGGACGGGGTCACCCATCTGGCCGCCGCCACCGACGCGGTCATCGAGTCCTTCCGCAACGACATCTTCCCGGGCTACAAGACGGGCGAGGGAATCGAGCCGGAGTTGCTGGCCCAGTTCCGGCTGGCGGAGGAGGCGCTGGAGGTACTGGGCGTGACCGTCTGGGCCATGCGGGACTTCGAGGCCGACGACGCCATCGCCACGGCCGCCCACCGCTGGATGGACGATGTGGAGCGGGTGGTCATCCTCAGCCCCGACAAGGACCTCATGCAGTGCGTGATCGGGGATCGGGTGGTGACGTTCAACCGCCGGGAACGCAAGCGTTATGACGAGCGCGGGGTGGTGGAGAAGTTCGGCGTCCGTCCCGGCTCCATACCCGATTACCTGGCGCTGGTGGGTGACGCCGCCGACCGGGTTCCCGGGATTCCCGGCTGGGGCGCGAAGTCCAGTTCCACCCTCCTGGCCAGGTACGGCCACATCGAGGACATCCCGGGATCGCCCGGCGGCTGGGACGTGAAGGTCCGGGGCGCCGCCCGGCTGTCCGCCAACCTGGAAGCCGCCCGGCCCGAGGCTGCCCTCTACCGGACGCTCACCACCCTCCGCCGTGACGTGCCGCTGGCCGAGGACCTGGACGATCTTGAATGGCGCGGCGCCAACCGATCACGTTTCTTCGAGCTGTGCGACCGGCTCGGTTTCGGCGCCATCCGCACCCGGCCCGGCCGCTGGCGGAGCTAG
- a CDS encoding MFS transporter, with translation MKAFRHRSFTVLWSGLLFYRAGFWIGFLTFQLMVARLTDNSPWMLGLLSFFSSIPMLVVAPFVGVVVDRLDRKRLIVVNQASMGIAAAVISYLVITGRADSIVMMFGFALVFGVGLAFSIPINHAAVANSVPSEDLRSAVSINSIGLNLARIGGPALAGPILALWGPGGTFALWAVAALAGAVAISMITLRPYQPEQDTLGVFGRMRQGIEYVRERPTIMKALAMAAMVTVFGTSYMALLPVVVYDTLGGNDQTFTRLIMLVGLGAMLGAFAAGSGRLSLNMATITWGAVAFGVVEGLFGLTRTVWAAGVLVTVGGGLNFFLLTCLTTLVQTLAPSPSGDG, from the coding sequence ATGAAAGCCTTCCGGCATCGCAGTTTCACCGTCCTGTGGTCGGGCCTGCTCTTCTACCGGGCGGGATTCTGGATCGGCTTCCTCACCTTCCAGCTGATGGTGGCCCGCCTGACCGACAACAGCCCGTGGATGCTGGGCCTGCTGTCGTTCTTCAGCTCCATCCCGATGCTGGTGGTCGCCCCCTTCGTCGGCGTCGTGGTCGACCGCCTCGACCGGAAGCGGCTCATCGTGGTGAACCAGGCCAGCATGGGCATCGCGGCTGCGGTCATCAGCTACCTGGTCATCACCGGCCGGGCCGATTCGATCGTGATGATGTTCGGCTTCGCCCTCGTGTTCGGGGTAGGGCTGGCGTTCTCCATCCCGATCAACCATGCGGCGGTGGCCAATTCGGTCCCGTCCGAGGACCTGCGGAGCGCGGTGTCGATCAACTCGATCGGGCTGAACCTGGCCCGCATCGGTGGGCCGGCGCTGGCCGGGCCGATCCTGGCCCTCTGGGGACCGGGAGGTACGTTCGCGCTGTGGGCGGTGGCGGCCCTGGCCGGAGCGGTGGCGATCTCGATGATCACGCTACGGCCCTACCAGCCCGAGCAGGACACGCTCGGCGTCTTCGGTCGGATGCGCCAGGGAATCGAGTACGTCCGGGAACGTCCCACCATCATGAAGGCGCTGGCCATGGCCGCCATGGTGACTGTCTTCGGCACCTCATACATGGCGTTGCTCCCGGTTGTGGTCTACGACACGCTAGGCGGGAACGACCAGACCTTCACGAGGCTGATCATGCTGGTCGGTCTCGGCGCCATGCTCGGCGCGTTCGCGGCCGGGAGCGGCCGGTTGTCGCTCAACATGGCCACCATTACCTGGGGCGCGGTGGCCTTCGGGGTGGTTGAGGGGCTGTTCGGCCTGACCCGGACGGTCTGGGCGGCCGGGGTCCTCGTGACGGTGGGGGGCGGACTCAACTTCTTCCTGCTCACCTGCCTGACCACCCTGGTCCAGACCCTGGCACCGAGTCCAAGCGGGGACGGGTGA
- a CDS encoding GPP34 family phosphoprotein, whose protein sequence is MLRFVEEILLLLLRDEDGKFYHVSRFAMDRAIAGAVLMDLAMENRIDTDLEDLLLIDADPTGDSLLDPTLAMIAAGEKRNALYWVEQVARSSDEIREDALTRLVERGILERQEDSFLWVFRSRRYPAVDGEAEREVKLRIMGVLFSDEIPDPHDVVLICLADVCGIFKLLLSKQELDQAASRIEQVRKLDLIGQAVAQAIHEIEISIASAVMF, encoded by the coding sequence ATGTTGAGATTCGTGGAGGAGATCCTCCTTCTCCTACTCCGTGACGAGGACGGCAAGTTCTATCACGTTTCCCGCTTCGCGATGGACCGCGCCATCGCCGGAGCCGTACTCATGGACCTGGCCATGGAGAACCGCATCGACACCGACCTCGAGGACCTGCTCCTGATCGATGCCGACCCCACGGGCGACAGCCTGCTGGACCCGACCCTGGCCATGATCGCCGCCGGGGAGAAGCGCAACGCCCTCTACTGGGTGGAGCAGGTCGCTCGGAGCTCCGACGAGATCCGGGAAGATGCGTTGACACGGCTGGTGGAGCGGGGGATCCTGGAACGACAGGAGGATTCCTTCCTCTGGGTGTTCCGCTCGCGGCGCTACCCGGCTGTTGACGGCGAGGCGGAGCGCGAGGTCAAGCTGCGGATCATGGGTGTCCTGTTCAGCGACGAGATCCCCGACCCGCACGATGTGGTGCTCATCTGCCTGGCCGACGTGTGCGGCATCTTCAAGCTGCTGCTGTCCAAGCAGGAACTGGATCAGGCCGCGTCACGGATCGAGCAGGTGCGGAAGCTGGACCTGATCGGCCAGGCCGTGGCCCAGGCCATCCACGAGATCGAGATATCGATCGCCTCGGCGGTGATGTTCTAA
- a CDS encoding acyl-CoA dehydrogenase family protein: MDFEFSSRVERLQSALLDFMDGTVYPAESVYAEQMAAAGDPHHHPPIMEELKAEARSRGLWNLFLPDPDRGAGLSVLEYAPLAEITGRSPLLAPEAVNCSAPDTGNMEILHMFGTEEQKRHWLDPLLDGAIRSCISMTEPDVASSDPRNIRTRITKDGDHLVIRGRKWFSTGAASPRCKVAIVMGVTDPDAHPYRRQSMVLVPLDSPGVTVEHDSSVFGYHDRGGHATLHLDRVRVPESNLLGERGGGFAMAQARLGPGRIHHCMRAIGMAERAFDLMCARAQARQAFGSLLSDQGVVRDWIGDSRIRIEQARLMVLKTAWMIDTVGTREARVEISAIKVAVPRMARLVIDRAIQLFGAAGVSDEFPLAHLYAQVRSLQILDGPDEVHVRAVARRELARYEPGEVPPPYPF, from the coding sequence GTGGACTTCGAATTCTCGTCGCGAGTGGAGCGGCTGCAGTCCGCCTTGCTGGACTTCATGGACGGGACGGTCTACCCCGCCGAGTCCGTCTATGCAGAGCAGATGGCGGCTGCGGGAGACCCCCACCACCATCCGCCGATCATGGAGGAGTTGAAGGCGGAAGCCCGCTCCAGGGGACTGTGGAACCTGTTCCTGCCCGATCCGGACCGGGGGGCGGGATTGTCGGTCCTCGAGTACGCACCGCTGGCCGAGATCACCGGCCGTAGCCCGCTGCTGGCGCCGGAGGCGGTGAACTGCTCGGCGCCCGACACCGGCAACATGGAGATCCTCCACATGTTCGGGACGGAGGAGCAGAAACGCCACTGGCTCGATCCGCTCCTGGACGGCGCCATCCGCTCATGCATCTCCATGACCGAACCGGATGTCGCCTCCTCGGACCCCCGCAACATCCGCACCCGCATCACGAAGGACGGCGATCACCTCGTCATCCGTGGACGCAAGTGGTTCTCGACCGGGGCGGCCAGCCCGAGGTGCAAGGTGGCGATCGTCATGGGGGTGACCGATCCGGACGCCCATCCCTACCGGCGCCAGAGCATGGTCCTGGTGCCGCTCGACAGTCCTGGGGTGACCGTCGAGCACGACTCCTCGGTCTTCGGCTATCACGACCGGGGAGGTCACGCGACTCTCCATCTCGACCGTGTCCGCGTCCCGGAATCGAACCTCCTGGGCGAGCGGGGCGGGGGTTTCGCCATGGCCCAGGCCAGGCTCGGTCCGGGACGGATCCATCATTGCATGAGGGCGATCGGCATGGCCGAGCGGGCATTCGATCTGATGTGCGCCCGGGCGCAGGCCAGGCAGGCCTTCGGGTCGCTGCTGTCGGACCAGGGTGTGGTGCGGGACTGGATCGGCGATTCGCGGATCCGGATCGAACAGGCTCGCCTGATGGTGTTGAAGACCGCCTGGATGATCGACACGGTGGGCACCCGTGAGGCCCGGGTCGAGATCTCGGCCATCAAGGTGGCCGTGCCTCGGATGGCCAGGCTGGTGATCGACCGCGCCATCCAGCTGTTCGGCGCCGCCGGGGTGTCGGACGAGTTCCCACTGGCCCACCTCTATGCGCAGGTCCGGTCCCTGCAGATCCTCGACGGGCCCGACGAAGTGCATGTCCGAGCGGTGGCCCGCCGCGAACTGGCCCGCTACGAACCGGGTGAGGTCCCCCCTCCCTATCCCTTCTGA
- a CDS encoding WhiB family transcriptional regulator codes for MGRRSATPFILTSTQPPAGGASWRDQAACRTTDPDIFFPDPGDVVGVGRAKQVCEGCPVASECLSYAVGTNQTEGIWGGTTPGERRRLRQRWLKDLREAG; via the coding sequence GTGGGGCGTCGCAGCGCGACACCGTTCATCCTCACATCGACCCAACCCCCGGCGGGTGGGGCGTCGTGGCGCGACCAGGCGGCGTGCCGGACGACCGACCCGGACATCTTCTTCCCCGATCCGGGCGACGTGGTGGGCGTGGGGCGAGCCAAGCAGGTATGTGAGGGATGCCCGGTGGCGTCCGAGTGCCTGTCCTACGCGGTGGGCACCAACCAGACCGAGGGGATCTGGGGCGGCACCACCCCGGGCGAGCGGCGCCGGCTCCGGCAGCGGTGGCTCAAGGACCTGAGGGAAGCGGGCTGA